In one Corynebacterium bovis DSM 20582 = CIP 54.80 genomic region, the following are encoded:
- a CDS encoding FecCD family ABC transporter permease gives MTASTSTPPTDRSPRAGLLTRHIREARVPGRPALRLGPVSTVWRPWPVAVTLILAVAAVFLFAASIGLGDYPLSVWKVLRVLFTGDGTRIERLVVLDWRMPRAVTGLAVGAALGLSGALTQSVTRNSLASPDILGITKGASAAAATVIILGSGGGLAGWLASVGTPVAALLGAVATALVIWLLAARRGADPFRLVLFGIIVSALLEAYISYLLTTADTRDAATAQMWLTGSLGSSTWQRTLPISLLVVVCIPVTAWIAFRLLASLLGPDTATALGQNTRATQVVLLGLSVALAAVAVAASGPIGFVAFVAPQVALRLTRVAAPPLIASALTGAVLLIGADIITQSLLPVELPVGLLTSAVGGVFLIHLLVRNNRRTTT, from the coding sequence ATGACGGCGTCGACCTCCACCCCACCCACGGACCGCTCCCCCCGGGCCGGCCTCCTCACCCGGCACATCCGGGAGGCCCGCGTCCCGGGACGCCCCGCCCTGCGCCTCGGGCCGGTGTCGACGGTGTGGCGCCCGTGGCCCGTCGCCGTGACCCTCATCCTCGCGGTCGCCGCGGTGTTCCTCTTCGCCGCGTCGATCGGGCTCGGGGACTACCCGCTCAGCGTGTGGAAGGTCCTCCGGGTGCTGTTCACGGGCGACGGCACCCGCATCGAGCGGCTCGTCGTCCTCGACTGGCGGATGCCCCGCGCGGTGACCGGGCTCGCCGTCGGCGCGGCGCTCGGCCTGTCCGGGGCGCTGACCCAGTCCGTCACCCGCAACTCCCTGGCCAGCCCGGACATCCTCGGCATCACGAAGGGCGCCTCCGCCGCCGCGGCGACGGTCATCATCCTCGGCAGCGGCGGCGGGCTCGCCGGCTGGCTCGCGTCGGTCGGCACCCCGGTCGCCGCCCTGCTCGGGGCGGTCGCGACGGCGCTGGTCATCTGGCTACTCGCCGCCCGGCGGGGCGCGGACCCCTTCCGCCTCGTCCTCTTCGGCATCATCGTCTCGGCCCTGCTCGAGGCGTACATCAGCTACCTGCTGACGACGGCCGACACCCGCGACGCCGCGACGGCCCAGATGTGGCTCACCGGCTCCCTGGGGTCGTCGACGTGGCAGCGCACCCTGCCGATCAGCCTGCTCGTCGTCGTGTGCATCCCGGTCACCGCGTGGATCGCGTTCCGGCTGCTCGCGAGCCTCCTCGGGCCGGACACGGCGACGGCCCTCGGACAGAACACCCGCGCCACCCAGGTGGTGCTCCTCGGCCTGTCCGTCGCGCTCGCGGCGGTGGCCGTCGCCGCCTCCGGGCCGATCGGCTTCGTCGCGTTCGTCGCCCCGCAGGTGGCGCTCCGCCTCACCCGGGTCGCGGCACCGCCGCTCATCGCGTCGGCCCTCACCGGGGCGGTGCTGCTCATCGGCGCGGACATCATCACGCAGTCGCTGCTGCCCGTCGAGCTTCCCGTCGGCCTGCTGACCTCGGCCGTCGGCGGTGTCTTCCTCATCCACCTCCTCGTCCGGAACAACCGCCGGACCACCACGTGA
- a CDS encoding FecCD family ABC transporter permease has product MQLTDPPETRRRDSPAPRRRASTSLRVRRLTGLVVLVGLLLVGLVLSIALGAREIPLGTVLDSLGSIRAAMADPASADPDLRVIAELRVPRTLIALVVGAALGVAGALIQGHTRNPLADPGILGVSSGAALAVVGSFALFGVTGAVATSVWAFGGAVVATALVFALASIGNGQVNPLTLILGGAALSAVLGSVTSSLVLTDDNNLDRMRFWTVGSVAGRDLTVFWGVLPFIVVGLVLALATGPQLNLLNLGDDVASALGVDTGRARVGGMLLISLLAGAATAAAGPVGFIGLVVPHIVRAVTGPDYRWILPYSALAGSVLILFADVVGRVIARPGELQVGIVLAFVGAPFFIVLISRRKVVSI; this is encoded by the coding sequence ATGCAGCTCACCGACCCCCCGGAGACCCGGCGGCGGGACTCCCCGGCCCCCCGCCGGCGCGCGTCGACCTCCCTCCGCGTCCGGCGGCTGACCGGCCTCGTCGTCCTCGTCGGCCTCCTCCTCGTCGGCCTCGTTCTCAGCATCGCCCTCGGCGCGCGCGAGATCCCCCTCGGCACCGTCCTCGACAGCCTCGGCTCGATCCGCGCCGCGATGGCCGACCCCGCCTCCGCCGACCCGGACCTGCGGGTCATCGCCGAACTCCGCGTCCCCCGGACGCTCATCGCGCTCGTCGTCGGCGCGGCGCTCGGCGTCGCCGGCGCGCTCATCCAGGGCCACACCCGGAACCCGCTCGCGGACCCGGGGATCCTCGGGGTGTCCTCCGGCGCAGCCCTCGCCGTCGTCGGTTCCTTCGCGCTCTTCGGCGTCACCGGCGCCGTGGCGACGTCCGTGTGGGCGTTCGGCGGCGCGGTCGTCGCGACGGCCCTCGTCTTCGCCCTCGCGTCGATCGGGAACGGGCAGGTCAACCCCCTGACGCTCATCCTCGGCGGGGCGGCGCTCTCGGCCGTCCTCGGCTCGGTCACCAGCTCGCTCGTCCTCACCGACGACAACAACCTCGACCGGATGCGGTTCTGGACCGTCGGCTCGGTCGCAGGCCGGGACCTCACGGTGTTCTGGGGGGTGCTGCCGTTCATCGTCGTCGGCCTCGTCCTCGCCCTCGCGACGGGCCCGCAGCTCAACCTGCTCAACCTCGGGGACGACGTCGCCTCCGCGCTCGGCGTGGACACCGGCCGCGCCCGGGTCGGCGGGATGCTCCTCATCTCCCTCCTCGCCGGCGCCGCGACCGCGGCCGCCGGCCCGGTGGGCTTCATCGGGCTCGTCGTGCCGCACATCGTGCGCGCGGTGACGGGCCCGGACTACCGGTGGATCCTGCCGTACTCGGCCCTCGCCGGGTCGGTCCTCATCCTCTTCGCCGACGTCGTCGGCCGCGTCATCGCCCGCCCCGGGGAACTCCAGGTCGGGATCGTGCTGGCGTTCGTCGGGGCGCCGTTCTTCATCGTCCTCATCTCGCGGCGGAAGGTGGTGTCCATCTGA
- a CDS encoding ABC transporter ATP-binding protein translates to MAVDGLSVGYGDSLIIDDLTTTIPGGAVTTVIGPNGCGKSTFLRAVCRLIPSRSGRVTLGGDDISSMRRRDLARRIGVLPQSPVAPEGLIVSDLVARGRHPHQSWIRQWSSTDEEEVLRALELTNVADLAERRVESLSGGQRQRVWISMVLAQHTDILFLDEPTTFLDLSHSIEILDLVADLRSALDRTVVMVLHDLNLAVRYSDHLIVMRDGAVVATGAPGDIITAELLKDVFDLDAVVVDDPVTGGPLIVPCAPRGRADAPGHAATAASTPDHAATATPGHAHAGPGRTP, encoded by the coding sequence ATCGCCGTGGACGGGCTGTCCGTCGGCTACGGTGACAGCCTCATCATCGACGACCTCACGACGACCATCCCCGGCGGCGCCGTGACGACCGTCATCGGGCCGAACGGCTGCGGCAAGTCGACCTTCCTCCGCGCCGTGTGCCGGCTCATCCCGTCCCGGTCCGGCCGGGTCACCCTCGGCGGCGACGACATCTCGTCGATGCGCCGCCGGGACCTCGCCCGCCGGATCGGTGTCCTCCCGCAGTCGCCCGTCGCCCCGGAGGGCCTCATCGTCTCCGACCTCGTGGCCCGGGGGCGTCACCCGCACCAGTCGTGGATCCGCCAGTGGTCGTCGACGGACGAGGAGGAGGTGCTCCGCGCCCTCGAGCTGACGAATGTCGCGGACCTCGCGGAACGACGCGTCGAGTCCCTGTCCGGCGGCCAACGGCAGCGGGTGTGGATCTCCATGGTCCTCGCCCAGCACACGGACATCCTCTTCCTCGACGAGCCGACGACGTTCCTCGACCTCTCCCACTCCATCGAGATCCTCGACCTCGTCGCGGACCTCCGCTCGGCCCTCGACCGGACCGTCGTCATGGTCCTCCACGACCTCAACCTCGCGGTGCGCTACTCGGACCACCTCATCGTCATGCGCGACGGGGCGGTCGTCGCCACCGGTGCCCCGGGGGACATCATCACCGCCGAGCTGCTCAAGGACGTGTTCGACCTCGACGCCGTCGTCGTCGACGACCCGGTGACCGGCGGGCCCCTCATCGTCCCGTGCGCGCCCCGGGGCCGCGCGGACGCCCCGGGCCACGCCGCCACCGCCGCCAGCACCCCGGACCACGCCGCCACCGCCACCCCGGGCCACGCCCACGCCGGCCCCGGGAGGACCCCGTGA
- a CDS encoding siderophore-interacting protein — protein MTTTPATAVRDLSLPTEPGRADTPVLPATVTAVTSPAASIRRLTLSSPAFRDLVLTGPDEYLGLLMPEPGRAVPPVDPTGTNLRAAVNALPAPDRPLLRWYSVRNLRRDTVAPDGSPTGEIDVDVLVHGDSGPGSRWALRARPGRRCAVSPAGGIWCRASTRQLLVADPTAVPALRSILEFTRDHHPAELADLHVVVLASGPADLEPGLRDEWEGSVGTLATVTGATVTEQAREVTTLLSGWAAAGHPATGAGYAWVCGEQGLCKDVRRVLVDTWGLAGADVRWVTYWILGRERP, from the coding sequence GTGACCACGACCCCCGCCACCGCCGTCCGCGACCTCTCCCTCCCGACGGAACCCGGCCGCGCGGACACCCCGGTCCTCCCCGCCACGGTCACGGCGGTGACCTCGCCCGCCGCGTCGATCCGCCGCCTCACCCTGTCCTCCCCGGCGTTCCGCGACCTCGTCCTCACCGGCCCGGACGAGTACCTCGGCCTGCTCATGCCGGAGCCGGGCCGCGCGGTCCCGCCCGTCGACCCGACCGGCACGAACCTCCGCGCCGCGGTGAACGCCCTGCCCGCCCCCGACCGCCCCCTCCTGCGCTGGTACAGCGTGCGGAACCTCCGCCGGGACACCGTCGCCCCGGACGGCTCCCCCACCGGCGAGATCGACGTCGACGTCCTCGTCCACGGCGACTCCGGCCCCGGCTCCCGCTGGGCGCTCCGGGCCCGCCCCGGCCGGCGGTGCGCGGTGAGCCCGGCCGGCGGCATCTGGTGCCGGGCCTCCACCCGCCAGCTCCTCGTCGCCGACCCGACCGCCGTCCCGGCCCTCCGCTCGATCCTCGAGTTCACCCGCGACCACCACCCCGCGGAACTCGCCGACCTGCACGTCGTCGTCCTCGCCTCCGGCCCCGCCGACCTCGAGCCGGGCCTCCGCGACGAGTGGGAGGGGTCCGTGGGCACCCTCGCCACCGTCACCGGGGCGACGGTCACGGAGCAGGCCCGGGAGGTGACGACGCTGCTCTCCGGCTGGGCCGCCGCCGGCCACCCCGCGACCGGCGCGGGGTACGCCTGGGTGTGCGGCGAACAGGGCCTGTGCAAGGACGTCCGCCGGGTGCTCGTCGACACGTGGGGGCTCGCGGGGGCCGACGTCCGCTGGGTGACGTACTGGATCCTCGGCCGCGAACGCCCCTGA